In Deinococcus psychrotolerans, the genomic window GCTTGACGCTCAGCGGTCAGGCCGACCAGCTCTTGTTTGCGGCCCAGGACGCCCGTGATAACTTCAAAAACATGACCTCCGCCAGCGCCCTGAGCAGCTTTGGAGTGGGCGTCTTGCCGGACGGCACCAACGATTACGGAGCCAAGTTGCCTGCGCCCGCTGCCACCCCCGCTCCAGGCTCTTCGCCCTCTCTGCCTGACGGTCAGCTCAGAATTGACGTCTCGGTCAGGGGGCTGAGCGATTTGCAGCAGCGCAGCGCCTATCAGGTACGTCTCAAAGGGCCGGACGGCAAACTGCTCGCGCCCACTCGCTTCAGCTTCGTCAACGACTGGAAAGCTGGAGCCGACGGGAAGCAGGCCGGAACGTTGGTGTATTACTTCGAGCCGCTCAAAGCGGGCCTGAACGCCAACGCCAAAGTGGATTTGTTGATCCGCAACGAGCAGGGCAGCTGCGCCTACGACTTTATTTTGGACTTGAGCAAGTTCAGCTAAACGCGAAGCAGCAGCACCAACAGCAGCGCCCACCAACTTATTTAGGTGGGCGCTGCTACCGTATTGGCGTTCCTTATTTTTTCCACAAGCCGTGTGGCACACGCCGCCCGCCCACCTGCCGCAGACTGAAAGCATGAAAGTTTATATCGGCACTGGCGGCTACACCAACGAAGATTGGATCGGCGAGGACTTGCTCTACCCACCCGGCACCAAGCAGACCGATTTCCTGAGTATTTATGCTCAGCACTTCGACGCCGTAGAACTCAACTCCAGCTTTTACGGCATTCCCGGCCTCAAGGCTTTCGAGGGCATGGCCAAGCGCTCGGCGGGCCGCACCCGCATGGCCGTCAAGCTCAACAAGGTTTTTACCCACGACCAAACGCCCCAAGACAGCGACTTTGACCGGATGCTGCAAAGCCCCGAGCCGCTGCGTGAAGCGGGCATCATGGGGCCGTATCTGGCTCAGTTTCCCTACCGCTTTCACCGCACGCCGCAGAACCGCAAATACCTGCAGGCGCTGGCCGAGCGCTTTGCCGGACACGAGCTGGCCGTGGAATTTCGCCACCAGAGCTGGGACAAACCCGAGGTGCGCGAGGGCCTGCGCGAATTTGGCTTGATCTGGGTCAGCCCCGATTATCCGCCGGTCGCGGGCGTGCCGGAGCCGAGCCTGCACGTCACGGCGGACGTGGCCTACTTGCGGCTGCACGGGCGCAACAGCGGCAATTGGTGGAGCGGGGAGAGCGCCGCTGAGCGCCACGATTACCGCTATACCCAAGCTGAAATGGACGAATGGGCCGCCAAAGTCGCTTTTGTGGACGGCGAGGTGGACGAACTCTACGTATTTTTTGAGAACACTACAAAAGGCCACGCCCTCAAAAATATCCCAATGCTGCGCCAAGCGCTGATTGCGCAGGGCATTGCCGTTACTGAACCAAAGCCGTTGCAAGACAGCTTACTTTGAGTCTTCATACGTTGCTGACTTGACCTAAAGAAACTGTTGAATGATTTCCCAAAAAATCTCAGAAAAAGAGGTGATTCCTCAAACATCCAACGACTCAAATATGGTGTTGTACAGCAAAAAATCATCTTCATTTTTTCTTGAATGGAGGGACTCTTGTCTCCAAAGATGAAAGAAAGATTGGTATTGGATGGGTTTCCAAAGTGTGTCAGAACCGTTACGGTTGGTCTGACTGTACGGCGGCCAAACGCGTCACCGGCAGGCGGTTGTCTTATGAAATGCCTTTCATCTCACAAAGGCGAAGCGAAATTTCGGCAACTCAACCTCAGTTCTCTTTTGAATGAATTGGACTGAATTTTTAAGGAGATACACATGACCAATCGGGATTTTCTTTCGCATCGTTTGAGCTGGCGCGGCATCTTTGCTGGTTTGGTGGTGGGCTTGGTGGTTCAGCTGACCCTCATCGCCCTCGGCACAGCCATTACCGCAGTCACCGGCATCACCTTGTCGGGCGTGGGCATTGCCGCCGTCATTTGGCTGGCCATCAGCGTCCTGATCGCGGCTTACGCAGCAGGCTTGGTCGCCGTGCGGGCCAGCGCTCCGTCTACCGTTGACGGCACACCCGGCATCGCCGCCATGACCAAAGATGACGCCACCCTGACCGGCCTGGTCACCGGCAGCTTGTTGGTCTTGCTGGGCAGCTTGCTCGGCTACAACGCGCTCAGCTCCGCCACCGGCGCGGCGACCAGCGCCCTCGGCAGCTTGGCCAGCGCTGTGCCGGGACTGGCCAGCTCCGCCACCAACGCCGCCAATCAAGCCGCCCAAACACCTCAGGGCCAAAACATTATCGGCAACTTCAGCCAGTCGGACGTGGAAAACCTGATCGCGCAGGCCAGCCCCGACCTCAACCAGCAGCAGGTCAGCGCCGCTGGCAACGTGGTCACGGGTATCGTGAGCCGCGCCGCCAACGACCTGGGCGACTTGACCAGCGTCAATAACGTCGGCGACTTCGTGACCAAGCGCACCGACGCCATCAAAAAAGCCTTGACCGGCGATCAGTTCGTGACCCGTTTGCAGCGTCAGGGCCTGAGCCAAGCGCAGGCCGCCGAAGTGCAGACCTCAATCAATGACGGCATCACCGCCGCCGAGAAGCAGGCCGCTGCCACCGCCGCCGCCACCGAGCGGATCGCACGCAGCGCCGCCAACACCGCCGGTTGGGGCTGGCTGCTGGCCGCTGGCCTGACCTTGTTGCTGGCCATCACTGGCGCACGCAGCGCAGCAGGCGGTGGCCGCACCGTTACGCCCCGCTAACCACAGCGTCAGCATTTAAGTTCAGATTAAAGAAGGGCGGAGGCTAAGGCTTCCGCTCTTTTGCTGTGGCTAGGCACTGCGCTCAGTCTCATTTTTGCCTTGCCCTTCTTTTTGCGCCAGACTACCTTCATGCGGCAAAACATTCGGGGCACTTCCCCCTGGGAAGACGTGGTGGGCTACTCACGGGCGGTGCGGGTCGGTCATCACGTCAGCGTGGCGGGCACGACGGCCACTGTGGGCGGCCAAGTGGTGCATCTTGGCGACCCGGCGGGCCAAACCCGCGTCATCTTGGAGATCATTCGCTCGGCCCTCGAACAAGCCGGAGCAAGCTTAAGTGACGTGGTGCGAACCCGCATTTACCTCACCGACATTTCGCGCTGGGCGGAAGTGGGGCGCGTTCACGGCGAAGTATTCGGCGCTATTCGCCCCGCCGCCAGCATGGTGCAGGTCGCCGCGCTGATTGACCCACAGCATCTGGTCGAAATTGAAGCAGACGCAGTGATCGGGGCAGGGCTGTGAGCGCCGTCCTCGGGTATGGCTTGGCAGCAGTGGGCAGGCCCGCTTACATCAACGTGGGCCACGCGGCTGACTTTGCAGGGGGCCGCAGCGTAGACGATCTGCGGCGGCGCACCCACACCCTGCTCGACGCCGCCTGGGAAGCGGGCCTGCGGTATTTCGACGCGGCCCGCTCGTATGGCCTGGCCGAGGTCTTTTTGGGCGAGTGGCTGGCGGCGCATCCGGATCGGCGCGGGGAGTTGCTGATCGGCTCCAAATGGGGCTACCGCTATGTGGGCGAGTGGCGCATGGACGCCGCACAGCACGAAATCAAAGACCATTCGCTCACCACTTTTGAGCAGCAGTGGCCGGAAACCCTGGCGGCGCTGGGCGGGCCGCCAGATTTGTACTTCATTCACAGCGTCACGCCGGACAGTCCGGCCCTGAAGGACGCAGCCTTGCTTGACCGTTTGGCGCAGCTCGGTGAGCGGGGCGTCACGGTGGGCTTATCGGTCAGTGGGCCGCAACAAGCCCAGACTTTGCGGGCCGCTTTGGCGCTGGGCGGGCCATTCGGCGCGGTGCAGGCCACTTGGAACGTGCTGGAGCGCTCTGCCGAAGACGCCCTCAGCGAAGCCAAGGCGGCGGGCTGGCGGGTGGTGATCAAAGAAGCGCTGGCCAACGGGAGGCTGGCCGCACCAGCGCCGCCCGCACTGCGCGACCTCGCCGAGCAGCAAGCTTTTACGCCTGACGCGCTGGCACTGGCCGCCGCTTTGGCGCGTCCCTGGGCAGAGGTGGTGCTGAGCGGCGCGAGTACACGGGCGCAGCTTGAAAGCAACCTCAGTGCATTGCAGCTAATCGAAGCCGAATTCTCAGCGCTGGAGACGCTGCGTGAACCCGCCGAAGCGTACTGGCAAACCCGCTCGCAGCTCCGCTGGAATTGACACTCGTCGGCCCTTTCTTCTATACTCCCTGAGCTTGTCTGTGTCACTCGTTGATCTCGGCAGCCCGCCAGTGTAGCTCAGGGGTAGAGCAACTGATTCGTAATCAGTAGGTCGTCAGTTCGAATCTGACCTCTGGCTCCAAGAAAAAAGCCCGCCTAGTGCGGGTTTTTCGTTTCTAGACTCTCCAGACAGTCGCTCAAAATCGGGTCATGTGCATAACGCGTGCGTAACCGGAGATTCCAGCCAGTCATTCAGGTTGACTGCCCACGCCGCTTTCTCGGATTGGTAGACCGTCCGGTAAATACTCAGCGTGAAGGCGACGGTAGCGTGGCCGAGCTGCTTGCTCACCACCTCAGCCGGAACACCATGGCGCAGGCTGAGCGAAGCGTAGGTGTGGCGCAGGCCATGAATACTCAGTGTACGGATTCCAGCAGCGGTGCAGATGCGGGCCATGTCGCGGCGCAGGTTGTTGGGGACTGGGGTGCCGCCGTGGATGTTGGTGAACACCTGGCCCGAGGGTTGCCACTTCTCCCCCATCACCTTTGCCATCAGCGCTTGGTGGGCTTACTGCTCTTGCAACAGCTTCACAGCGTCCGGCGAGATGTGGACGGTGCGGCGTGAGTTCTGGGTTTTGGGCGTGCCAGTTCTCAGCTTGCCGCTACCTCCGGCGTCACTGACTGTTTCCCTGACCTGCGCCGTGCGCTTGGCCAGATTGACGTCAACCCAGCACATTCACGCCCCTCTCAGTCGTGTAGTGCATGGTCAGGAGAACAGTACAGCCCAAGGAGGACACCGAGCATGCATAGATCACACCGGTTTTTACAGACCCGTTTCTTGAGAACCCTGGCACTTGGCCTGCTGCTCAGCGCCCCGGCCCAGGCCACACAGTACGTGGTCAAGACGACCTACAACAGCTCGCAGCCCAACTTGTTCCGCCTTTCCCTGAATGGGCGAACGGTCACGCTGATCAACAACGACTCCAGCACCGTGGATCTGACGCCACTGGTCAAAGCGGGCAAGAACACCCTGACCATCGAGTCCACCCCCGGCAAGAACACCAATCAGTTCAGTAAGAGCGAGCTGACGCTCGGTGCGGGCGAGAACGGGAAATGGCGCACCCTTTACAAGCAAGAGGTGGGTAAGGGGTCCACGGCAGGCCGCACCGAGTACGCCTTTGTGGCGACCCCTGATTCGTCTCCCAAAGCGGGGCCAGTCAGCGTGAGCGCGAAGTTCAACAGTAACCAGCTCGCCGAATTTAAGGTGACACTCAACGGTCAGGCCGTCACGACGCTGACCGCCAACGGCAACGCGGATTTGACGCCGTTTCTGAAGCCGGGCAAGAACTTGCTGACGGTCAAGTACAAACGGGGCAAGAACAAGAATCAATTCTCCCAGAGTGTGCTGACGGTGGGTCAGCAGTACGGCGACCAATGGAACCCGCTGGTCAAGTGGGCTGTGGGCGTCTCTGACCCGGCCAGTGGCAGCTTCACCTTCCCGATTTACCACTAGCCGGGCGTCTGGTTCTCAGATGAACTGACGGCCTTCGAATATGGAGCGGGGGACTTTGATCTGCCTCCACTGGCGTATCCGATGCAGATATTGGGCACCGAGGTCGAACCGTTCGCGCAGGAGTTGGCCCGCGGCCACGAACGGCTCGACCAGGCGGTGGCCGCTGCTTATGGTTAGGAGTGGCCTCTCTCCGAAGACGAGGTGCTCTCGCGGCGGCTGGCGCTGAATCTGGAACAAGCATCCTGACGTAAGTCAACACCAACGCCCCCGCCCTCGCTGATGCTAGTGGCGGAGGCCTTTTTTGTTGTACTAACTTTATAGTTGCTCTGAATGGTTCTCGTCATTAGCGGGAGTTCAAGCCGACAAGCAAATCTGTATAGACGATGCAGTCCATCTTAAGAGCGATAGCATATTCTAGGCTGGCTTCCGCAAAGAAGGCAGCTTTATGATTCAAGCGGATTTCATATTGAACCAGCAGATGGAGACGCATTCTGTTTTGTTGTACTGGACGATAAGTTTCAATGCCCCCTCAAAATTTGTCGGGCACCGAGTGGGAGATGATTCGTGCCTCAGGGTAGCAGTATAAGGACAAACGCCAGAATCTTTTATAAGATTCTGACATTTTTATTTATATATTGCGAATTTTCTTAATTCCGTTTGAGGTAAAAACTAAATTGTAGCCGTACAAGTCGATTTTACTCCATCTTTCTCAGCATCAACCTGAATATCATAGGTGCTGTTAAAACCATATTTAAATTCTAGACTTCTGTAACTCTCTGCGTTGGAAGTCACACTCCAAATAAGCAGCGGAAACTGTGAGTCTTTATCGAAATAGGTTCTATCTTGATTATTGTAACTGTATGAATAATTCAATTTTGCAGTAGAGTAATCATAACTGTTATCAGATTTGATAATCAATTTACACACATCACCGCCTGCCGTCTTGCCAACTAGTGTACCAGCGAGACAACGGGAAGCTGCCGGATCACTGGAGCCTGACAAATTGGCACAGCCAGCCAGCTGGGCGCGAGTTATAGTCGTTCCCGCTCCTGCGTTCGGCCCAGAACCTCCGCCGGAGCCTCCGCCGGGATTTCCACCACCGCCAGGGCTACCGCCGCCACCACCACAGGCCGAAAGGAGGAGCGAAGCACCAACCAGTCCAATTGTAAATTTTGACATCCCCAGTTTTATAACGCTCAGATGAACCGAGAATGCGAGTCATCTCTCAAAATGAGTGTTTAGGCACGAAGATGGTAAGCGTGCGCGGTGCGGGCCTGACTGGCAGCGTTGAACCAGCCGAGGTCTTCAATGATCTCGCCGATGATGGTGTTGATAAGCTAGGCGCGGGGTATGGATCAAGGATAAAGCAAGCAAAAACCGCCCGGTGAGGGGCGTCAGCCTCTGGTCTACGATCCTGAAAAAACTGGGCCTGAAGATTGTAATCGTGCCAGAATCAAAAAGTTAGGCATGGGAGAAAAGGATGAGCAGGCCTATCGCACGGGGAATGAAGCGTCTGCCATTCGTGTTACTGGGTTTAGCTTGCTTGATTAAAGCGATAGTAGAATGGCATTCAAGTGGTACAGATCATGACTTGCTGGGCCACAGCCTCATCAGTGGGTTGATGGGCACGTCTTTGATCGGCGCAAGTATGAGACAGCGCAAGCCATTCACTGTCGTACATATGATCTGGGCAGCATTTGTGCTCGTTGAAGTCTTTGTGAAAAGATTGTTGGTCTTCTAGAACAGATTATAGAGATGGCGTGTCATCTATCAAATGAGAGCTATCCACAGCCTGAGCATAGGCCTGTGAACAACTTATAGCGTGCGTAATAAGCAAATAGACAGGAAGGAAAAGCAGTGGGAAACATCGACACGAGTACAGCCAAAAACACCGTCCTAGAGGGAATATCTCTAAGAGAAGCAGAAAGCAAATGAGAGATGGACTGGCGATTCGTAATCAGTAGGTCGTCAGTTCGAATCTGATCTCTGGCTCCAAGACAATATCGACGAAAAAAAGCCCGCGCTAGCACAGGTCTTCTCGTTTCTATTTCTGCCCTAGATACTGTCACTGTGGCTGTCAGACGACGCTTTGTACAGCGGAGCACTCGGTAGCAGCACCGAGCCGAGCTTGGCCTCCAACTCTTTTGACCAGGGCTGACCGTACTCTGAAATCTCAAACGCTTCAGCAAAGCGCACCCGAGCCGCGTGAGCTTCACCGTAACGGGTCGCCAGTTGCGGTCTCAGGCGCTCAGCCAGGCGCTGATCGGTCTCTAAATAGGTGCTTTGAAGCCAGGACTGCCGGGCCGCCGCATCTGGCAAGACGGGCTCGACTTGGCCCGACGCGAAGGGCAACCATTCGTAGACCTGTGAAGCGTGGGCGTCCAGCATCTGAAGTTTTTGCTCAATCACTGAGCCGATGTCGATGACCAGATCCGGCTTAAAGGGTATGGGCCGCTGAAAATCGTCGTACAGGTAGCCGATCACCGGTTTTTGCCGGAGTGCGGGTGTAAGCGCCCGGATGTTAGGAACTTTGGTCAAATACG contains:
- a CDS encoding DUF72 domain-containing protein; its protein translation is MKVYIGTGGYTNEDWIGEDLLYPPGTKQTDFLSIYAQHFDAVELNSSFYGIPGLKAFEGMAKRSAGRTRMAVKLNKVFTHDQTPQDSDFDRMLQSPEPLREAGIMGPYLAQFPYRFHRTPQNRKYLQALAERFAGHELAVEFRHQSWDKPEVREGLREFGLIWVSPDYPPVAGVPEPSLHVTADVAYLRLHGRNSGNWWSGESAAERHDYRYTQAEMDEWAAKVAFVDGEVDELYVFFENTTKGHALKNIPMLRQALIAQGIAVTEPKPLQDSLL
- a CDS encoding RidA family protein yields the protein MRQNIRGTSPWEDVVGYSRAVRVGHHVSVAGTTATVGGQVVHLGDPAGQTRVILEIIRSALEQAGASLSDVVRTRIYLTDISRWAEVGRVHGEVFGAIRPAASMVQVAALIDPQHLVEIEADAVIGAGL
- a CDS encoding aldo/keto reductase, whose protein sequence is MSAVLGYGLAAVGRPAYINVGHAADFAGGRSVDDLRRRTHTLLDAAWEAGLRYFDAARSYGLAEVFLGEWLAAHPDRRGELLIGSKWGYRYVGEWRMDAAQHEIKDHSLTTFEQQWPETLAALGGPPDLYFIHSVTPDSPALKDAALLDRLAQLGERGVTVGLSVSGPQQAQTLRAALALGGPFGAVQATWNVLERSAEDALSEAKAAGWRVVIKEALANGRLAAPAPPALRDLAEQQAFTPDALALAAALARPWAEVVLSGASTRAQLESNLSALQLIEAEFSALETLREPAEAYWQTRSQLRWN
- a CDS encoding tyrosine-type recombinase/integrase; the encoded protein is MAKVMGEKWQPSGQVFTNIHGGTPVPNNLRRDMARICTAAGIRTLSIHGLRHTYASLSLRHGVPAEVVSKQLGHATVAFTLSIYRTVYQSEKAAWAVNLNDWLESPVTHALCT
- a CDS encoding PIG-L deacetylase family protein, whose amino-acid sequence is MSDFFPFSLLVIGAHPDDCEFGAGGLAALCRRAGHQVTFVSMTNGDAGHHREGGGPLAQRRLAETRAVAELMQLDYLVLDHHDGELEPNLANRWELVDIIRLIAPDLILTHRLGDYHPDHRATAQLVLDASYLTKVPNIRALTPALRQKPVIGYLYDDFQRPIPFKPDLVIDIGSVIEQKLQMLDAHASQVYEWLPFASGQVEPVLPDAAARQSWLQSTYLETDQRLAERLRPQLATRYGEAHAARVRFAEAFEISEYGQPWSKELEAKLGSVLLPSAPLYKASSDSHSDSI